A stretch of the Metopolophium dirhodum isolate CAU chromosome 8, ASM1992520v1, whole genome shotgun sequence genome encodes the following:
- the LOC132950059 gene encoding neurofilament light polypeptide-like, with translation MSSTLFKSYAIIIVLCIGMTLFHNSSQLTEAEEKKLAEEKKAEEARQKEAQKEEARKNDAQEEEARKNDAQEEEASQKEAQQAINENNSGPSGPYRAKVSYKIC, from the exons atGTCTTCCACGTTATTTAAGTCTTATGCCATAATTATAGTGCTATGCATAGGCATGACTTTGTTCCATAATTCGTCACAATTaa ccGAAGCAGAAGAGAAAAAATTGGCCGAAGAAAAAAAAGCTG aggAAGCAAGACAAAAAGAAGCTCAAAAAG aggAAGCAAGAAAAAATGATGCTCAAGAAG aggAAGCAAGAAAAAATGATGCTCAAGAAG aggAAGCAAGTCAAAAAGAAGCTCAACAAG ctatTAATGAGAATAACTCTGGTCCTTCCGGACCTTATAGAGCGAAAGTATCATACAAGatttgttaa
- the LOC132951181 gene encoding uncharacterized protein LOC132951181 isoform X1, protein MIYPPSFKYEIVKDDNVNITLRCDVKSMEDINVWVAEFGKINYLNWNVRTSVPNGQRIVCSKNFVCQHSGFQKPSISENQKGISKNAECPAKVKAVIKLDTVSTRKKDPFIKVFINSIKLIINFFVFLFSL, encoded by the exons atgatttacccaccatcatttaaatatgaaattgtcaAAGATGACAATGTAAATATAACTTTAAGATGTGATGTGAAATCTATGGAAGACATCAATGTGTGGGTTGCTGagtttggtaaaataaattatttaaattggaacGTTAGAACTAGTGTTCCAAATGGGCAGCGAATTGTGTGTtc aaaaaactttGTTTGTCAACATAGTGGATTTCAGAAGCCTAGTATATCTGAAAATCAAAAAGGAATTTCGAAAAATGCTGAATGTCCAGCTAAGGTTAAGGCTGTTATTAAACTGGACACAGTATCTACAAGGAAGAAAGATCCATTTATTaaggtatttataaattcaattaaactcataattaatttttttgtctttttgttTAGCTTGTGA
- the LOC132951181 gene encoding uncharacterized protein LOC132951181 isoform X2, whose translation MIYPPSFKYEIVKDDNVNITLRCDVKSMEDINVWVAEFGKINYLNWNVRTSVPNGQRIVCSKNFVCQHSGFQKPSISENQKGISKNAECPAKVKAVIKLDTVSTRKKDPFIKTPNMC comes from the exons atgatttacccaccatcatttaaatatgaaattgtcaAAGATGACAATGTAAATATAACTTTAAGATGTGATGTGAAATCTATGGAAGACATCAATGTGTGGGTTGCTGagtttggtaaaataaattatttaaattggaacGTTAGAACTAGTGTTCCAAATGGGCAGCGAATTGTGTGTtc aaaaaactttGTTTGTCAACATAGTGGATTTCAGAAGCCTAGTATATCTGAAAATCAAAAAGGAATTTCGAAAAATGCTGAATGTCCAGCTAAGGTTAAGGCTGTTATTAAACTGGACACAGTATCTACAAGGAAGAAAGATCCATTTATTaag actccaaatatgtgttaa